The following is a genomic window from Manihot esculenta cultivar AM560-2 chromosome 9, M.esculenta_v8, whole genome shotgun sequence.
taatatttttttaaaattttttttgcaaAAATTAACTTTCTCACTTAATCATGTTGTAATTTAAATGGCCCCTCTCACTTTCATTCCTTGAGCAATTTCATcaccctctctctctctgtctctctcagTATTCAGTAGTTGTCGTTATTTTCTAGCGTTAGAGAAATTTTTCCGTGAAAATTCATCCAAACATGGATGGAGATTCAAGCTCTGAGGAGACAACAGCTACTTCTGGTCCTAGTACCCGTAACTTTGTTTGCACTATATGTTTCAAAGTATTCCCTTCTGGTCAAGCCTTGGGTGGCCATCAAAACGCTCACCTACAGGAGAGATCGTTCAGAAAAACAACACCTAACATTTTAGGAGCCGTTCTAAATCACCCACTTCCCGATGACGATGACCAGCCTTTACCTCGTTCTAACTCCGGCAACCGGACTCTAATCCAGCAGCCGGGGCTCATTGCTCCTGAAGATGGATCCAAAACTCCTAAGAGAGCAAATGTTGGTCACCCAATTGTGGGAAGAGCCAACAACGGATCATCATCTCTCCATGTCCATCATCCTTATGTGAGACTGGCCGATGAAGAAGCTCGCCGGCGGCGTCTGACAAAGAATTTATTAGGAGAACGGAAACCAAAGCAAGTCAAGAAAGGAGAG
Proteins encoded in this region:
- the LOC110622724 gene encoding zinc finger protein 3 is translated as MDGDSSSEETTATSGPSTRNFVCTICFKVFPSGQALGGHQNAHLQERSFRKTTPNILGAVLNHPLPDDDDQPLPRSNSGNRTLIQQPGLIAPEDGSKTPKRANVGHPIVGRANNGSSSLHVHHPYVRLADEEARRRRLTKNLLGERKPKQVKKGEKSSETSIGDSGVDIELSLKRKEYVDLELKLGF